The DNA window GCCGTGTCGATGATCGGGCTGGGCTACCACGGCACGCACACCCCGGCGGTGATCCGCCGCAACGTGCTGGAGAACCCGGCCTGGTACACCGCGTACACGCCGTACCAGCCGGAGATCAGCCAGGGCCGCCTCGAGGCGCTGCTGAACTTCCAGACCATGGTGACCGACCTGACCGGGCTGGCCACCGCGAACGCCTCCATGCTCGACGAGGGCACCGCCGCGGCCGAGGCCATGACCCTCGCGCGCCGCGCGTCGAAGACCAAGAGCCCGGTGTACGTGGTCGACGCCGACGCCCTGCCGCAGACCATCGCGGTGATCACCAGCCGCGCGGAGCCGCTCGGCATCGACGTGCGGGTGCTCGACGTGGAACGCGACGAGCTGCCGGGCGAGTTCTTCGGCCTGCACCTGCAGTACCCGGGCGCGTCCGGCGCGGTCCGTGACCACACGCCGCTGGTGGAGGCCGCGCACGCCGCCGGCGCGCTGGTCACCGTCGCCGCGGACCTGCTGGCGCTGACCCTGCTGCGCCCGCCGGGCGAGATCGGCGCGGACATCGCCGCCGGCACCACCCAGCGCTTCGGTGTGCCGATGGGCTTCGGCGGGCCGCACGCCGGCTACCTGGCCGTCCGGTCCGGGCTGGAGCGGATGCTGCCCGGCCGCCTCGTCGGGGTGTCCAGGGACGCCGACGGCAACCCGGCGTACCGGCTGGCGTTGCAGACCCGCGAGCAGCACATCCGCCGGGAGAAGGCGACCAGCAACATCTGCACCGCCCAGGTGCTGCTGGCGGTGATGGCCGGCATGTACGCCGTCTACCACGGCCCGGACGGGCTGCGGGCCATCGCCCGGCGTACCCATGAGGCGGCGGCGCGGCTCGCGGCCGGGCTGCGCGCCGGCGGCGTGCAGGTCGCGGACGTCGCGTTCTTCGACACCGTCACCGCGACCGTGCCCGGGCGGGCCGCCGAGGTGGTGGCCGCCGCCGCGGCGCGCAACGTGAACCTGCGGCTGGTCGACGCCGACCGGGTCGGGATCTCCTGCGACGAGACGACCACCGCCGCGCACCTGGCGGCCGTGTGGGCGGCGTTCGGTGTGGCCGGGGTCGACGGCGAGGTGGACGCGGCGCTGCCGGACGACCTGTCCCGCGGCAGCGACTTCCTCACCCACCCGGTGTTCCGCACCCACCACTCGGAGACGGCGATGCTGCGCTACCTGCGCCGGCTGTCGGACTTCGACTACGCCCTCGATCGGGGCATGATCCCGCTCGGATCGTGCACCATGAAGCTGAACGCCACCACCGAGATGGAGCCGGTCACCTGGCCGGAGTTCGCGCACCTGCACCCGTTCGCCCCGGCGGAGCAGACCGCCGGCTACCGGGAGTTGATCGCCCAGCTGGAGGGCTGGCTGGCCGAGGTGACCGGCTACGACGCGGTCAGCGTGCAGCCCAACGCCGGGTCGCAGGGGGAGCTGGCCGGGCTGCTGGCCATCCGGGCCTACCACCGCGAGCGCGGCGAGGCGCACCGCGACGTGTGCCTCATCCCGTCGTCGGCGCACGGCACCAATGCCGCGTCGGCGGTGATGGCGGGCATGCGTGTGGTGGTGGTCGGCTGCGACGACGACGGCAACGTCGACCTGGTCGACCTCGACGCGAAGATCGACAAGCACCGGGACGCGCTCGCCGCGATCATGGTGACCTACCCGTCCACCCACGGGGTGTACGAGACGGGCATCGCGCAGCTGTGCGCGAAGGTGCACGACGCCGGCGGCCAGGTGTACGTCGACGGGGCGAACCTCAACGCGCTGGTCGGGTTCGCCAAGCCGGGCCGGTTCGGGGCGGACGTGTCGCACCTGAACCTGCACAAGACGTTCTGCATCCCGCACGGCGGCGGCGGCCCCGGCGTGGGTCCGGTGGCGGTGCGGGCGCACCTGGCGCCGTTCCTGCCCGGCGACCCGCTGGCCGCGCACGTCGACGGGCGCCCGGCGATCTCCGCGGCGAACCACGGCTCGGCGGGGATCCTGCCGATCCCGTGGGCGTACCTGCGGATGATGGGCGCCGAGGGGCTGGCCCGGGCCACCGGCGTGGCGGTCCTCGCCGCGAACTACGTGGCCGCGCGGCTGCGGCAGCACTACCCGGTGCTGTACGCCGGCAACAAGGGCCTCGTGGCGCACGAGTGCATCCTGGACCTGCGGCCGCTGACGAAGGCGACCGGGGTGAGCGTCGACGACGTGGCGAAGCGGCTGATCGACTACGGCTTCCACGCGCCGACGATGTCGTTCCCGGTGGCCGGGACGCTGATGGTGGAGCCGACCGAGAGCGAGGACCTGGCCGAGCTGGACCGGTTCTGCGACGCGATGATCGCCATCCGCGCGGAGATCGACAAGGTCGGCTCGGGGGAGTGGCCGGCGGGGGACAACCCGCTGTCCAACGCGCCGCACACCGCGGCGATGGTGTCCGGTGACGAGTGGCCGCACCCGTACCCGCGGTCGGTGGGCGCGTACCCGGCCGGGGTGGACCGGGCGGGGAAGTACTGGCCGCCGGTGCGGCGGATCGACGGCGCGTACGGCGACCGGAATCTGGTCTGCTCGTGTCCGGCGCCGGAGGCGTTCGAGAGCTGAGGCGCAGCTCGCCGGGGCGGTGCAGTGCCGCCGCCCCGGCCGGCGCGTCGACCGGTCGGTCGGCGCGTACGCTCCCTGACGGAGCGTGATCGGTCAGGCGACGAGGGCGTGCCGGGCGGGGCCGCGGTGGGGTGCGATGGTGCTGCCGTCGGGGAGCAGCTCACCGGTGTCCTCGAAGACGATGACACCGTTGCAGAGCAGGCTCCAGCCCTGCTCAGGGAAGCAGGCGATGACGCGAGCGGCTTCGCGATCGGTCGCCTCGGCGGAGGGGCAGTGGGGTAGGTGCTGGCACATCGGGTTCTCCGGACTGTGGGGGCACTGTGTCATGGTTCACATGACCAGTGACGCACAGTACCAAGCGAAAGTGCGCGCTATCGAGCAAGGATGCGGCTTGTTCACCCGAAATCGGCTGAACGGATGAGTGTGAACCGGCCGGACGGTGTGGAAGCGCTCCCAAAGATGGAGGTCGACGTACCGGGAGCCCCGCCGCAATGCCGGGACCGGCTCGTGGAACGGGCCCGGCTGCAATGGTGGCTCGCCGACGGCGGCGACCCGGCGGCACTGGCCGAGAACTTCCTGGCCGCGCACGGTGTGGCCCTGTCCGACCTGGCCCGGCCGGCCACCCACGACCCGCACGGGACCTGCGGCGCCGCCCTGTTCCTGTCCGCCGCGGCCGGGGCCCGGGCCGCCGGCGGCGCGGCGGGCGCGCCCACGCCGGTGCCGGCGCTGCCGGACCTGGCCGTGGTGGTCTACGGCCACGCCGACCCGCCCGCCCCGCCGGCCCGCCCCGGACCGGGTGGCGGCTGGTGGCTGGGCCCCTGGCGGGACAGCTGGACCCCGGCCGCGCACGCCGAGGCCGTGACGGCGGTCCGGGCGGCCATCGGGCGCGGCGACGTCTACCAGGTCAACGTCGTGGGTCACGCCGCCGCCGGGTACACCGGCGACCCGCTGCCCGCCCTCGCGCGGCTGGCCGCGCTGCCCGGCGCCCGCTACGGCGGCACCCTGTCCGGGCTCGGCTGGGCGATCGGCTGCGCCTCCCCGGAGACCCTCGTCGCGGTCGAACACGGCCGCCTGGTCACCCGGCCGATCAAGGGCACCCGCCCGGCCACCTCCGCCGGCCGCCGGGAGCTGCTCGCCTCGGCCAAGGAACGCGCCGAGCACGTCATGATCGTCGACCTGGAACGCAACGACCTGGCCCGGGTGGCCCGCACCGGCTCGGTGCGGGTCGACGAGCTGTTCGCCGTACGCCGGTGGTGTGACCTGTGGCAGGCCGAGTCGACGGTGTCCGCGGCGCCCGCCGACGGGCTGGGCCTGGCCGGCCTGCTGCGGGCGGTGTGCCCCGGCGGGTCGGTGACCGGCGCCCCGAAGCTCGCCGCGCTCGACGAGATCGCCGCCCTGGAGCCGGTCGGCCGGGGCGCGAGCATGGGCGCGCTCGGCTGGGTCGGGCCGGGCCGGATCGACCTGGGGTTGACCATCCGCACGGCCGCCGCGGACGCCGGACGGCTGCACCTGTGGGCCGGCGGCGGCATCACCTGGGACAGCGACCCGGCCGCCGAGGTGGCCGAGGCCGCCGCGAAGGCCGCCCCGGTCCGCGCCCTGCTCGCCGCCGCCTGACCCCGGAGTCAGGCGCGGGCGAAGGCGTCCAGGGCGGCCACCACCCGCTCGCCCACCCCGTGGCCGCTGCCGTGGCCGCCGGACTCGACGATCTCCAGCCGGGCGTCGGGCCACGCCTGGGTGAGCTGCCAGGCGATGTCCGGTGGGCCGCTGACGTCCAGCCGGCCCTGCACCAGCACGCCGGGGATCCCGGCCAGCGTGCCGGCGTCGCGCAGCAGCTGCCCGTCGGGCACGAAACCCAGGTTGCTGAAGTAGTGGGTGACCAGCCGGGTGAAGCCGGCCCGGAACACCGGGTCGGCGTAGCGGGGGCTGGGCTTGAACCCGCCGGCCAGGGAGACGTGCACGTCCTCCCAGGCGCACCAGTCCCGGGCGGCCTGGTCGCGCACCCGCGGGTCCGGGTCGTTGACGAGGCGGGCGTACGCGGCCGACAGGTCCCCGTCGCGTTCGGCCGGCGGCACGCCGTCGCGGAACCGGGCCCACTCCTCGGGGAAGATCCGGCCCATGTCCCGGGTCACCCAGTCGATCTCCCGGCGGGTGTTGGCGACCACGCTGAACAGCACCAGCGCGGTGACCCGCTCCGGGTGGCGCTGGGCGTACGCCAGGGACAGCGAGGAGCCCCACGAGGCGCCGCAGAGCAGCCACCGGTCGACGCCCAGGTGCGCGCGCAGCCGCTCCATGTCGGCCAGCAGATGCGCGGTGGTGTTGACCGACAGGTCGGTGGCCGGGTCGCTGGCGGGCGGGGTGCTGCGGCCACAGCCGCGCTGGTCGAACAGGATGATCCGGTAGGCGGCCGGGTCGAACAGCTGCCGCCAGGAGGCGCCCGCGCCGGAGCCGGGGCCGCCGTGCACCACCAGTGCGGGCCGGCCGTCGGGATTGCCGCAGGTCTCCCAGTGGATCCGCTGGCCGTCGCCCACGTCGAGCTGGCCCTGCGCGTACGGCTCGATCGGTGGATACATCGGGTTCCCCTCCCACGGCCCGGATACAACAGCGCTGTTACATTAGCGGACGTGACCACCACCCCCGACCGCGAGGCCCTCGGCACCCTGCTGCGCCACGTCCTGGAGGTGCTCGACGGCGACGTGGCCGCCGTCTACGCCGACCTCGACCTGGCCGACTACCGGCCGCGCTACTCACCGCTGGTGCGGGTCCTCGTCGCCGACGGGCCCCTCGCCATCCGCGACCTGGCCGCCCGGGTCGGCGTCACCCACTCCGCGGCCAGCCAGACCCTCGCCCAGATGGCCCGCGCCGGCCTGGTCGTCCTGGCTCCCGGCGCGGACGCCCGGCAGCGCATCGTCACCCTCACCGACCGGGCGCACGCCCTGCTGCCGGTGATCGAGGCCGAGTGGGCGGCCACCACCACCGCCATGCGGGGGCTCGATGCCGAGCTGCCCGTTCCCCTGGCCGACGAGCTGTACGCGGTGCTCGCCGCGCTGCGCCGCCGCCCGCTGCGTGACCGGATCGGCGACACCGGCCTGGCGCCCACCCGGCCGCCGGCCTGAGCCGGCGCCCGCGCCCGGCCGGCCTCAGCGCCCCAGGCGTTGCCAGCGGCGCACGGACAGCGGCAGGAACACGGCGACCAGCAGCAGCGGCCAGAGCACCGCGAGGGCCACCGCGTGCTCGGTGGGCCAGGAGCCGGCGCCCCAGCCCGGGTTGCCGAACAGGTCCCGGGTGGCGGCGACGGTGGCCGACAGCGGGTTCCAGGCGGCGACCGCGGCGAGCCACCCCGGCATGGTGGCGGGGGCGACGAACGCGTTGGAGGCGAAACCCAGCGGCCAGACCAGGATCTGCAGGACGGCGACCGTCTCGGGGCGGCGCAGCAGCAGCGCCAGGTACACCCCGAGCCAGATCATCGCGAAGCGCAGGAGCAGCAGCAGCGCCACCGCGGCCAGCGCCGCGAGGGGGCCGCGGTGCGGCTGCCAGCCGACGAGGGCGCCGCAGCCGAGCACCACCGCGAGGGCCACCGCGGAGTGCAGCAGGTCGGCCACGGCCCGGCCGGTGACCACCGCGGCGCGGCTCATGGGCAACGACCGGAACCGGTCGGTCACGCCCCGGGCGGTGTCCACCGCCACGGCCGTGTAGGTGCTCTCCACGCCGAAGAGCATGGTCATGGCCACCATGCCGGGCAGCAGGAACTCCCGGTAGTCGGCGCCGTCGGACGCTGTCGCGGCCCCGCCGGCGGGCAGTGCCATGGCACCGCCGAACAGGTAGCCGAACATCAGCAGCAGCAGGACGGGAAACAGCAGGCCGAACACCACCTCGCCGGGGCGGCGGGCCCAGTGGGCGAGGGTCCGGCGGGTCAGGACGGCGGTGTCGGCGGCGGCCCAGCGGGCCCGGGACAGCGGCAGGACGGTCACGCCGGCACCTCCGTGCGCGAGTCGGTGAGGCGCAGGAACACCTCGTCGAGGGTGGGGCGGCGCACCGCCACGTCGCCGGCGCGCAGCCCGGCGGCCTCCACGGCGCGCAGCACCGCGGCGAGCGCGGCGACCCGGTCGGTGACCGGGACGCTGAGCCGCAGCGCGGCGCGGTCGACGGTGGGCGGCACACCGGTGGCGGCGGTGACCGCCGCGGCGGCCGCGGCCAGGTCGTCGGGGTGGTCGAGCACCACGTCGATCCGGTCGCCGCCGAGGGTCGACTTCAGCTCCTCCGGGGTGCCCGCCGCGGTCACCCGCCCGTGGTGCAGCACCCGCACGCTGTCGGCGAGCCGGTCGGCCTCCTCCAGGTACTGGGTGGTCAGCAGCACGGTGGTCCCGGCGCGGACCAGGCCGCGCACGGCGTCCCAGACGTCGCTGCGGGCGCGCGGGTCCAGGCCGGTGGTGGGCTCGTCGAGGAACAGCACCGGGGGGTCGACGATCAGCGCGGCGGCCAGGTCGAGCCGGCGGCGCATCCCGCCGGACCAGCCGGCCACCGGCCGGTGGGCGGCCCCGGTCAGGTCGAACCGGTCGAGCAGCTCGTCGGCGCGGGCCGCCGCGCGGGCCGGAGGCAGGTGGTGCAGCCGGCCGAACAGCACCAGGTTCTGCCGGCCGCCGAGGATCTCGTCGACCGCCGCGTGCTGGCCGACGAGGCCGAGGTGGGCGCGGGCCCGGTCGGCGTGGCGGCGCACGTCGAACCCGGCCACCCGAGCCACTCCGGAGTCGGCGCGCAGCAGGGTGGTGAGGATGCGGACCAGGGTGCTCTTGCCGGCCCCGTTCACCCCGAGCACCGCGCAGACCGTGCCCGCGGGCACCGTCAGGTCGACGCCGTCCAGGGCGACCTGGTCGCCGTAGCGCTTGCGCAGGCCCTCCGCCTCGATCGCCGGTCCGTCCCGTCGCATGGCCCCTCCGCTCCTCGTCCGGTACGCCGTACCGTACACCATACGACAAGGGGGGTCGGTACAGTCGGCGAGTGACCACCGAGTACAGCGGCACCGGGGACCCGGCGCGCAGCCTCGCCCTGCTCTGGCGTACCCGGGAGAAGGTCAGCCGCAAGGGCGGCGACCTCTCCGTGGAGCGGATCGTGCGCGCGGCCATCGAGGTCGCCGACGCCGAAGGGCTGCCCGCGCTGTCGATGCGCCGCGTCGCCGAGCGGCTCGGGGTGGGCACCATGACCCTCTACACGCACGTGCCCGGCAAGGGTGAGCTGCTCGACGTCATGCTCGACACCGTTTACGGCGAGACCGCCCGCCCCGAGCAGGTGCCGGGCGGCTGGCGGGGCCGGCTGGCGCAGATCGCCCGGGAGAACTTCGCCCTCTACCTGCGCCACCCGTGGCTGCTGCAGGTGGCCACCACCCGCCCGCCGCTGGGTCCGAACCTGATCGCCAAGTACGAGTACGAACTGCGCGCCGTCGACGGCGTCGGCCTGACCGACCTGGAGATGGACGCCGTGATCACTTTGGTCACTGGCTACGTCCACGGCGCCGCCCGCCCCGCCGTGGAGGCCGCCCAGGCCACCCGGCACACCGGGATGACCGAACAGCAGTGGTGGCACGCGCACGCCCCGTACCTGGAGAAGGTCCTCGACCCGAACCGGTTCCCCCTCGCCGCCCGGGTCGGCACCACCGCCGGGCAGGAGTACCAGGGCGCCGGCGACCCGGCCCGCGCCTTCGAGTTCGGGCTGGCTCGCCTGCTCGACGGCGTCGAGGTCCTGGTCCGCGACCGGGCGGGTGCCGCACCCGCCGGGGTAACGGGCGGCTAGCCTTCCGGGCATGACTATGCGCCCGATCCGGATCATCGGCGACCCCGTGCTGCGCACCCCGTCCGAGCCGGTGACCAGCTTCGACGCCGAGCTGCGCGCGCTCGTGCAGGACCTCATGGACACGCTGCTCGGCGCGCCCGGCCGGGCCGGCGTGGCCGCCCCGCAGATCGGGGTGAACGCGCAGGTGTTCGTCTACGACGCCGACGGGCACCGCGGCCACCTGATCAACCCCACCCTGGAGCTGTCCGAGGAGCGCCAGGACGACGACGAGGGTTGCCTGTCCATCCCCGGGCTGTACTTCCCGACCGAGCGGGCCATGCACGCCACCGCGCGCGGCTTCGACCAGCACGGCCAGCCGCTCACCATCGCCGGCAGCGGATTCCTGGCCCGCGCCCTGCAGCACGAGACCGACCACCTGCACGGCCGCCTGTACGTGGACACGCTGCGCGGCGACGCCCGCCGGCGGGCGCTGCGGGAGATCCGCGCCGGCCGGTTCGACTCGCCCAGCCGGGGCCGCTGACCGCGAGGTGCGGGGGTGGCCGGCACGCCGGCCACCCCCGCACGTTCGGTCGCGACGGGTCACTTCGGCGGCGGGGCCACCAGACAGGTCGCGGTCGAGGTGTTACCGGAGTCGTCCACGCCGGTGATGATCGCGTCTCCGCGCAGCGTCACCTTGTAGTCGATGTCACCGGTGCCGTCCTTGACCCGGGACTGCGCGCCCGGCGCCTGCACCAGCTTGATCTTCGTGCCGGCCGGG is part of the Micromonospora halotolerans genome and encodes:
- a CDS encoding MarR family winged helix-turn-helix transcriptional regulator; translated protein: MTTTPDREALGTLLRHVLEVLDGDVAAVYADLDLADYRPRYSPLVRVLVADGPLAIRDLAARVGVTHSAASQTLAQMARAGLVVLAPGADARQRIVTLTDRAHALLPVIEAEWAATTTAMRGLDAELPVPLADELYAVLAALRRRPLRDRIGDTGLAPTRPPA
- a CDS encoding chorismate-binding protein: MSVNRPDGVEALPKMEVDVPGAPPQCRDRLVERARLQWWLADGGDPAALAENFLAAHGVALSDLARPATHDPHGTCGAALFLSAAAGARAAGGAAGAPTPVPALPDLAVVVYGHADPPAPPARPGPGGGWWLGPWRDSWTPAAHAEAVTAVRAAIGRGDVYQVNVVGHAAAGYTGDPLPALARLAALPGARYGGTLSGLGWAIGCASPETLVAVEHGRLVTRPIKGTRPATSAGRRELLASAKERAEHVMIVDLERNDLARVARTGSVRVDELFAVRRWCDLWQAESTVSAAPADGLGLAGLLRAVCPGGSVTGAPKLAALDEIAALEPVGRGASMGALGWVGPGRIDLGLTIRTAAADAGRLHLWAGGGITWDSDPAAEVAEAAAKAAPVRALLAAA
- the gcvP gene encoding aminomethyl-transferring glycine dehydrogenase, which codes for MTAEQFADRHIGPGPDDERRMLETVGHSSIDELMDAAIPEVIRWHGTLDLPAPASEREAIAELRALAARNTVAVSMIGLGYHGTHTPAVIRRNVLENPAWYTAYTPYQPEISQGRLEALLNFQTMVTDLTGLATANASMLDEGTAAAEAMTLARRASKTKSPVYVVDADALPQTIAVITSRAEPLGIDVRVLDVERDELPGEFFGLHLQYPGASGAVRDHTPLVEAAHAAGALVTVAADLLALTLLRPPGEIGADIAAGTTQRFGVPMGFGGPHAGYLAVRSGLERMLPGRLVGVSRDADGNPAYRLALQTREQHIRREKATSNICTAQVLLAVMAGMYAVYHGPDGLRAIARRTHEAAARLAAGLRAGGVQVADVAFFDTVTATVPGRAAEVVAAAAARNVNLRLVDADRVGISCDETTTAAHLAAVWAAFGVAGVDGEVDAALPDDLSRGSDFLTHPVFRTHHSETAMLRYLRRLSDFDYALDRGMIPLGSCTMKLNATTEMEPVTWPEFAHLHPFAPAEQTAGYRELIAQLEGWLAEVTGYDAVSVQPNAGSQGELAGLLAIRAYHRERGEAHRDVCLIPSSAHGTNAASAVMAGMRVVVVGCDDDGNVDLVDLDAKIDKHRDALAAIMVTYPSTHGVYETGIAQLCAKVHDAGGQVYVDGANLNALVGFAKPGRFGADVSHLNLHKTFCIPHGGGGPGVGPVAVRAHLAPFLPGDPLAAHVDGRPAISAANHGSAGILPIPWAYLRMMGAEGLARATGVAVLAANYVAARLRQHYPVLYAGNKGLVAHECILDLRPLTKATGVSVDDVAKRLIDYGFHAPTMSFPVAGTLMVEPTESEDLAELDRFCDAMIAIRAEIDKVGSGEWPAGDNPLSNAPHTAAMVSGDEWPHPYPRSVGAYPAGVDRAGKYWPPVRRIDGAYGDRNLVCSCPAPEAFES
- a CDS encoding ABC transporter permease, encoding MTVLPLSRARWAAADTAVLTRRTLAHWARRPGEVVFGLLFPVLLLLMFGYLFGGAMALPAGGAATASDGADYREFLLPGMVAMTMLFGVESTYTAVAVDTARGVTDRFRSLPMSRAAVVTGRAVADLLHSAVALAVVLGCGALVGWQPHRGPLAALAAVALLLLLRFAMIWLGVYLALLLRRPETVAVLQILVWPLGFASNAFVAPATMPGWLAAVAAWNPLSATVAATRDLFGNPGWGAGSWPTEHAVALAVLWPLLLVAVFLPLSVRRWQRLGR
- the def gene encoding peptide deformylase — protein: MTMRPIRIIGDPVLRTPSEPVTSFDAELRALVQDLMDTLLGAPGRAGVAAPQIGVNAQVFVYDADGHRGHLINPTLELSEERQDDDEGCLSIPGLYFPTERAMHATARGFDQHGQPLTIAGSGFLARALQHETDHLHGRLYVDTLRGDARRRALREIRAGRFDSPSRGR
- a CDS encoding TetR/AcrR family transcriptional regulator, which gives rise to MTTEYSGTGDPARSLALLWRTREKVSRKGGDLSVERIVRAAIEVADAEGLPALSMRRVAERLGVGTMTLYTHVPGKGELLDVMLDTVYGETARPEQVPGGWRGRLAQIARENFALYLRHPWLLQVATTRPPLGPNLIAKYEYELRAVDGVGLTDLEMDAVITLVTGYVHGAARPAVEAAQATRHTGMTEQQWWHAHAPYLEKVLDPNRFPLAARVGTTAGQEYQGAGDPARAFEFGLARLLDGVEVLVRDRAGAAPAGVTGG
- the pip gene encoding prolyl aminopeptidase, translating into MYPPIEPYAQGQLDVGDGQRIHWETCGNPDGRPALVVHGGPGSGAGASWRQLFDPAAYRIILFDQRGCGRSTPPASDPATDLSVNTTAHLLADMERLRAHLGVDRWLLCGASWGSSLSLAYAQRHPERVTALVLFSVVANTRREIDWVTRDMGRIFPEEWARFRDGVPPAERDGDLSAAYARLVNDPDPRVRDQAARDWCAWEDVHVSLAGGFKPSPRYADPVFRAGFTRLVTHYFSNLGFVPDGQLLRDAGTLAGIPGVLVQGRLDVSGPPDIAWQLTQAWPDARLEIVESGGHGSGHGVGERVVAALDAFARA
- a CDS encoding DUF5999 family protein; amino-acid sequence: MCQHLPHCPSAEATDREAARVIACFPEQGWSLLCNGVIVFEDTGELLPDGSTIAPHRGPARHALVA
- a CDS encoding ATP-binding cassette domain-containing protein, encoding MRRDGPAIEAEGLRKRYGDQVALDGVDLTVPAGTVCAVLGVNGAGKSTLVRILTTLLRADSGVARVAGFDVRRHADRARAHLGLVGQHAAVDEILGGRQNLVLFGRLHHLPPARAAARADELLDRFDLTGAAHRPVAGWSGGMRRRLDLAAALIVDPPVLFLDEPTTGLDPRARSDVWDAVRGLVRAGTTVLLTTQYLEEADRLADSVRVLHHGRVTAAGTPEELKSTLGGDRIDVVLDHPDDLAAAAAAVTAATGVPPTVDRAALRLSVPVTDRVAALAAVLRAVEAAGLRAGDVAVRRPTLDEVFLRLTDSRTEVPA